In one Coffea eugenioides isolate CCC68of unplaced genomic scaffold, Ceug_1.0 ScVebR1_2939;HRSCAF=4064, whole genome shotgun sequence genomic region, the following are encoded:
- the LOC113757307 gene encoding 10 kDa chaperonin, mitochondrial-like — protein MAKRLIPLLNRVLVEKVIPPAKTNAGILLPEKTAKLNMGKVVAVGPGYHDSQGKLIPVTVKEGDNVLLPEYGGTQVKLGEKEYHLYRDDDILGTLHD, from the exons ATGGCAAAGCGTTTAATTCCTCTCCTTAACCGAGTTTTGGTGGAGAAAGTGATCCCTCCTGCTAAGACAAATGCTGGGATTTTGCTTCCGGAAAAAACCGCCAAG TTGAACATGGGGAAAGTTGTTGCTGTCGGTCCAGGGTATCATGATAGCCAGGGAAAGCTGATTCCTGTTACCGTGAAGGAGGGGGATAATGTGCTGCTGCCTGAATATGGAGGAACTCAAGTGAAGCTCGGCGAGAAAGA GTACCATTTGTACCGAGATGATGACATCCTTGGAACATTGCATGATTAG